In a single window of the Gemmatimonadota bacterium genome:
- a CDS encoding phytanoyl-CoA dioxygenase family protein, with amino-acid sequence MGFTKAETTQFDTRGYVVKAGLLSEVVLRPLILALSDIVDEGARRLHGEGKLASAYEEEGFETRLAQIYKESEEAGEAVLAMIMGRGGGQFNGESMLELLRNTELVDCVSDLIGPDIVGASAYRIRPKLPGHTRTEVPWHQDSGYFLPHCDRHLIVTCWIPLVDTTVENGCLNVIPGVHKGGVFRHYTGGHGGYLEIPGDELPENQPIPLEMKRGDVLFMTNLTPHASFVNHTGIVRWSIDLRYQSMDAPNNSEEDPETYTPERDPVTMACYPSEADFVIRDSSHPEREVTTPEAFRELRDRYHEAKPYNPGRGWTRLKDRKEA; translated from the coding sequence ATGGGTTTTACAAAGGCAGAAACCACGCAGTTCGATACGCGGGGATACGTGGTCAAAGCCGGGTTGCTGTCTGAAGTCGTTTTGCGGCCGTTGATCCTCGCCCTGAGTGACATCGTGGACGAAGGCGCGCGCCGGCTGCACGGCGAGGGAAAACTGGCCAGTGCCTACGAGGAAGAGGGGTTCGAGACCCGGTTGGCGCAGATTTACAAGGAGTCCGAAGAAGCCGGCGAGGCCGTCCTGGCGATGATCATGGGCCGGGGTGGTGGACAGTTCAACGGCGAGTCGATGCTGGAGTTGTTGCGGAATACGGAATTGGTAGACTGTGTTTCAGATCTTATCGGACCGGACATCGTGGGCGCCTCCGCCTATCGTATCCGTCCGAAGCTCCCGGGGCATACACGGACGGAAGTACCGTGGCACCAGGACTCCGGTTACTTCCTGCCCCATTGCGACCGTCACCTGATCGTGACCTGCTGGATCCCGCTGGTCGACACGACGGTGGAAAACGGCTGCCTGAACGTGATTCCCGGAGTCCACAAGGGTGGCGTGTTCCGGCATTACACCGGCGGGCACGGCGGCTACCTGGAGATCCCCGGGGACGAATTGCCGGAGAACCAGCCCATTCCCCTGGAGATGAAACGGGGCGACGTCCTGTTCATGACCAATCTGACCCCCCACGCCTCCTTCGTAAACCATACCGGGATCGTTCGCTGGAGTATCGACTTGCGGTATCAGTCCATGGACGCGCCGAACAACTCGGAGGAGGATCCGGAGACCTACACGCCGGAACGGGATCCGGTCACCATGGCCTGCTATCCGAGCGAGGCCGACTTCGTGATCCGGGATTCGAGTCATCCCGAGCGGGAGGTCACGACGCCGGAAGCCTTCAGGGAACTGCGCGACCGCTACCACGAGGCGAAGCCCTATAACCCGGGCAGGGGCTGGACCCGTCTCAAGGACAGGAAAGAGGCATGA
- the ptsP gene encoding phosphoenolpyruvate--protein phosphotransferase, whose translation MSEERRVLKGIPASPGIAIGRAFIYNRRFAAINQRSIPADGVEAEILRFRTAVDEALDDLTRLQRRIAVDFDQDVGKIFRAHQAVLEDPEVVDVTIVRIRRELTNAEYIFDDVMRGWIANYSSIENPFFRERTADFEDVHYRVLAKLTGSSQSGIEATDGEIVLVAHSLSPSDTAELDRDAVCGFITDAGGQTSHTAIVARGLAVPAVVGTNIATQAISDGMMIIIDGNSGMVHLDPDADTIGRYRETKSQLSVLEHELQELHDLPAETRDGRRIELSANIELPAELEDALNHGADGIGLYRTEFLYLVRNELPSEEDQTRTYQRIARRMAPNHVIIRTLDLGADKMPKQMPDEANPALGQRGIRLCLDRPEMFKVQLRAILRAGADGNVSLMFPMISGLQELRRAKALFEEARNELLEDGVPVDQSMPVGIMVEIPSAALTAYDLAKEVDFFSIGTNDLIQYTVAADRGNPSIASLYNPCHPAVLRLVASVIDAAHDNDIWVGVCGAMAAHPLAACILLGLGVDELSMSPIDIPEIKSLIRSADYQELKTITREALDLSTSEEIMRFLKPHQPKTELDVSDMMRI comes from the coding sequence ATGAGCGAAGAGCGCCGCGTACTGAAAGGCATTCCGGCATCGCCGGGCATCGCCATAGGCCGCGCTTTTATCTACAATCGCCGCTTCGCCGCCATAAACCAGCGTTCGATCCCCGCCGACGGCGTGGAGGCGGAGATTCTTCGATTCCGTACCGCCGTCGACGAGGCGTTGGACGACCTGACCCGGTTGCAGCGCCGCATCGCAGTGGATTTCGACCAGGACGTAGGGAAGATCTTCCGCGCGCACCAGGCCGTACTTGAAGACCCCGAAGTGGTGGACGTCACCATCGTGCGCATCCGGCGTGAGTTGACCAACGCGGAGTATATCTTCGACGATGTGATGCGGGGCTGGATCGCCAATTACTCTTCGATCGAGAATCCGTTCTTCCGGGAACGTACCGCCGATTTCGAGGACGTGCATTATCGGGTCCTGGCGAAACTCACGGGCAGCTCGCAAAGCGGGATTGAGGCCACGGACGGGGAGATCGTGCTCGTGGCGCACAGCCTGTCCCCTTCGGACACCGCGGAACTGGACCGGGACGCGGTCTGCGGCTTCATTACCGATGCCGGCGGTCAGACGTCACACACGGCGATCGTCGCCCGCGGCCTGGCCGTGCCAGCAGTGGTCGGCACCAACATCGCCACCCAGGCCATATCGGACGGCATGATGATCATCATCGACGGCAACAGCGGGATGGTCCATCTCGATCCGGATGCCGATACGATCGGGCGGTACCGGGAAACGAAGTCTCAGCTATCGGTGCTGGAGCATGAGCTGCAGGAACTCCACGACCTGCCCGCGGAGACGCGGGACGGAAGGCGCATCGAGCTGTCGGCGAATATCGAACTTCCGGCTGAACTGGAAGACGCCCTGAACCACGGCGCGGACGGCATCGGCCTGTACCGTACCGAGTTTCTCTATCTGGTTCGCAACGAATTGCCGTCCGAAGAAGATCAGACCCGGACGTACCAGCGCATCGCGCGGCGCATGGCGCCGAACCACGTGATCATACGGACGCTGGACCTCGGGGCGGACAAGATGCCGAAGCAGATGCCGGACGAAGCCAATCCTGCCCTGGGCCAGCGCGGTATCCGGCTCTGTCTTGACCGGCCGGAAATGTTCAAGGTACAGTTGCGCGCCATCCTGAGGGCCGGTGCGGATGGCAACGTGAGTCTCATGTTCCCCATGATATCGGGATTGCAAGAGCTCAGGAGGGCGAAGGCGCTTTTTGAAGAAGCGCGGAACGAACTGCTGGAGGACGGGGTGCCCGTCGACCAGTCGATGCCGGTCGGAATCATGGTCGAAATCCCTTCGGCGGCTCTGACGGCCTACGACCTGGCGAAGGAGGTGGACTTCTTCAGCATCGGCACGAACGACCTGATCCAGTACACCGTGGCGGCCGACCGGGGCAATCCGAGCATCGCCTCCCTGTACAACCCGTGCCATCCGGCCGTGCTCCGCCTTGTCGCGTCGGTGATCGACGCCGCGCATGACAACGATATCTGGGTGGGCGTGTGCGGCGCCATGGCCGCGCACCCCCTTGCGGCCTGCATACTGCTCGGTCTCGGCGTTGACGAGCTCAGCATGAGCCCCATAGATATCCCCGAGATCAAGAGCCTGATCCGCTCGGCGGATTACCAGGAGCTCAAAACCATTACCCGGGAGGCGCTGGACCTGTCCACGTCGGAAGAGATCATGCGTTTCCTGAAACCCCACCAGCCGAAGACCGAGCTGGACGTGTCGGACATGATGCGCATCTGA
- a CDS encoding HPr family phosphocarrier protein — protein MIRKTVSVKNRKGLHMRPAEQLVRTASRFKSEVTLVKDDIPVNGKSILGVMMLAAEHGSSITVEIDGPDETDALKAISDMFDQDQEP, from the coding sequence TTGATAAGGAAAACCGTTTCCGTAAAGAACAGGAAGGGGTTGCACATGCGACCCGCCGAGCAACTGGTTCGCACGGCGTCCAGATTCAAGTCGGAAGTCACGCTGGTCAAGGACGACATTCCGGTGAATGGCAAGAGCATCCTGGGGGTCATGATGCTGGCCGCGGAGCACGGCAGTTCCATTACGGTGGAGATCGATGGGCCGGACGAAACGGATGCCCTGAAGGCGATATCCGACATGTTCGACCAGGATCAGGAGCCGTAA